aggtttacccaaggctagggacaatcccctagcccgaacatcattttagttcgaacgcgaagcgtgaggaggcttcctcgaaattttgatccattATTTTAGGATGGCCCCGtcgccaaacggccattatgccaaacggccattatgccaaatggctttatgccaaacgacttttatgccaaacggcgttatgccaaacggctttatgccaaatgactttatgccAATCGGTATACAATCATTTTACCTCGCTGAGAGGTGAGTtttacctcgaagaggtagaagttacctttttggcttttacGAGCGTTCACCTCGCTctctcggtaaattttatcttttaattattttccgtGGTCAGTATGGTCGCAGCCCAGACAGGAAAAATCGCCCGAAATCGGCCCGATTTTTGTCCGTTCATCTGCTCGATCGGTCCGAAATCGTATAAGAAATCGGGCCGAGTTTAGTAGAAAATCGCgcgaaaatgaaacactttttcggacgacgataaattttttcaaccagttcgagcagatcaaatgtcaaaacaagcGGACCGTTTTCCAACCGAATCTGAACGGttttcgaaccgtttctggGCCGATTGCCATCGTCGTTTGTTGACAGATGGGATACAATTAAGCGATGCCAGGTATCAATAATTGCTTTCGAAGAGGTTAAGACTAAAGAGAcatactataggctcgttagttAAGACTAATTTGGAATAACCCAATTAACCTATCGGCATATGAACatgttcaaaaattgaaatttctatttaaaaCTTGTATGTATCGCTACGCTGTAGGCGATTCACAAATGCTGTGAAATTAGGATTAAgctaaatttaattcttgaCCAAATACATATAGGTGTTGTacgatttaaaattagataattttaaaaaatatttaaaaaaaaaatgaagtctcAGCGGTTCTGTCACgattataatttgaattttttttttggtttgtagAATTCAAGCAATCagacattttcgaaatttgaatcTAGTTTTGATTCACAAGAATCAAAacttaaatcttgaaaatgatCAGTTCAATTAGCAAATAGTAAAGAATTGTGACAACAGTACTCACCTTGCTTTCCCCTTTGAAGTATCACACCGTAACTGATTAAAAGTAGTCCAAGTTAAGCCTCCACTTCTGAGCCGAGATCCGGATCCGGGTACGATGTCCGGGATGAAATTCCACCAGAGCCCATACCGTGTGTACATTTCCTTGGAAGCTTTGTTTGCAATGGGTCGATGTTTTCTATAATTCGttagaaaataatataaataatacttgattatttacaattcaatcaatcaaacattttcgaaaattgaatctAGAAGAAATccacaagaattaaaatttaaatcttgaaaaagatcagtttaataagaaaatagtaaataattgtGACAACGCTACTTACCTTGCTTTTCACTATGAAGTACCACGGCAAAAACTAATTATAAGTGATCTAAAAGTGAAGCCACCACCTCTGAGCGTGTCCGGGATCCGGATCCGGATCATAATACGATGTCCAGGATGACATTCCACCAGCGCCCGTACCGTGTTGACATTTCCTTGGAAGCTTTGTTCGCATGGTCCGATATTTTCTGTGGGGACGATAATGGATTAGAAAATTAtataaacaaaacttgattatttatggcgtgttcgtaaattgtttttttttttatcgaagcgATTTTTtgtcgatgctggcgttcgtaaattataAACAATCGTATGCAAAACATtggaaagtgatttgacatcacccaaaacaatcaatttttcGAACACGCCATTGGAATTCAATCAATCTAAACATACCTTACATATTATTAAATTATCGCCGGACAATGGCTTCTTCTATACGGCGCTCAAAGCATTTCTGAACAGGAACAACGGAAAAAGCAGAAACCTAACTGCGACCAAATCCCACAACACATTTCACAACAATAACGCACCAAAACACGCACCCGGATTGCTGCGATTGAAAACTGCTCGTGTTTCGTTTTGCTCATCGCAGCACTGCGAAAAATATCGTCTGTTTTCGAGCAATCGAGCAGGCGGATGGAAATCGAGCCGAAAACGAACCGAATTCTAACCGCTAGAATTCGAGTGCCGCCATGTCTGTTTTGCAATCGGCCCGATTGAGCAAACCTTCCTGACAGGgaagctgtcattcttcccaactcgaccccaaggttcttagatacactaggttctccgactttcacagtaagtaggcgaggagtgagcggggctctcaatgtgtttgtttattttttgctcagcttttctgtggtttgttggtaaacaaacttcatgagttccgcatagtggcatagcctaaatagccaaaatggctgaatcgggaataaggcatttccccacttgtcaaacgaacagctgatttttcatgtttacattttctcggcatatcgtggtagggtaagcataacaacaacattaagcATGTTCAATGACCGTATAGAccgaaataaaatttgcaatgcaattgtagtggttttgcaagtGCATCTTGCTGAGGAGaatataaactttttatttaattaattgtaaattcataacaagttgaGACATGAAGGTATGTTAATGATTCTAATTAAAAGAGTTTTTAATAGAAAGCAATGAACAGTGCTTATcgtcaaagatcaaaatggcgaccagttggtgtttacatttttcaaaacaaaaacaaaaagctaccctaccacaatctgtctcaggaaatactctattcgttattcgggaacacctcctgaatatatacccaccttgctCGACCCTaggattttattgattttattcacTTCATGTAATTTTTGCTTGATACAATCATTCGTTCtgttctcattttctcatcacAGGGTTTCCAGGCCCTGCTCCaacaaatgttcgaaaaaataCCCGAGCCAGGTCATCAGGAGCAATCACATCCGGTCAGTTTAATCGGAAAAGGCAGCAAAATGGAGGAACTATCAGGGGTGATGATTGTGATCATCATCGGAGGCGGAGTGCTAGCCGCCACGATTTGTGTCATCGTGGCCAAACGACAAATTGTAAGATTCACATTACGACAGAGAAGGGGACCTCACGTCGCAGTTGGTCATGACGCCAAGAAGGTAAGTAATAATCGTTTCGTTCTACCAGACTTTTACCTAacattaaggttttttttcttttttagtcGATCAAGAAAGAAATCGAACGAAGAATTGATTGCatacaaaaaatctatttcgaACCTAGGCTGCTGTGGGATGACAAAAAGGACggtgataaatatattttacatCCGAATTCGAATAACTTACCTCCATATTACTACAGAATGAAAGCGATGGATGACATCAAAGAGCTAGGTAAGAATATTACACAAAATGTTAACttccttaaataaaaaaaaacctttttatagAAAAAGAAATTGCCAAGCAAGACGGCACAACCAGACATCCCAGAGACAGTTTAAGAGCGTTCTTGCTAACAACGCTGGCTGCACCCCTTAATGGAGCAGAGCAACGATTGATTCATCAATTTTGTGACATGTTAgttgttcaacacaaaaaagaTTAGATTCTGttcagataattttaaaatatttcaaggtACGAACATGCTCGTCATGATCCTAACGAGTTTGGTGAGGAAGAACATCAAGCATACCAAagactattgaaaaaattgactgaTGCGTAAGACTTGAAACAATTACTAGGTATTTGTACCattttagtaatattttttatctatTACAGCGCAAAAATGCTCAAATCGTTCACCAATAGTCGCAAATCTTCTCCCAATCGAACACCGGTTAAGAAACAAAGCAAGATGCAGTCCCTATTGGACCCATCGCGCTTGAGGCCACCTCCGATGGGGGCAACTGCCGGCGTAAATACTGGAATAACTCCCAACAGTACAGATATTGGTAATCAAACAGCTCGCATGAACCTTTCGCTGGGGGTTCAAttacaacagcagcaacaacagctcCGCCAGCATGAACCGGAAATCGACGAAAACGAAATACTCAGCATTTCACAGTACCACGGAGAAACGGGTTAGTACATTTCGATTTTTAACACTTCTCTCTTATCGATTGTTAGCTGGATAGCTTGATTCTGCTATCCTCATGCACGGGCATATACATATTCTTAAGTTAGCAAATTAACAACATCCTAAATAATTCATTATGGCTTGCAAAAACTATAATCAACGTTAACAGGACAATACGATATATCAGCTTACACTAATTGCTATATttcttctctctctctctgatcTTTTCTATCTAACTTTCGATGCTTATTTGGCTTTGTGTctgattttatatatttgttGGTTTACGATCCTAAAGAAACTTTTACCATACACAGGTCTTTCAAAGATTGAAATGGTCTAGTATATGTCCtctgataaatgaaaaaaaacttatgaacctaaataaaaaaatacataatgaAACATTATAGCCTAGTGATACCATCGATAATCTTCAAGGTTTTCATGTTCTTCCGATGACATACCTacgttcctttttttaaatcctagGTTTCTGTGAATAAACCGCGCTCGTACTTCCAGATGATTAAACCGGGTAAGTGAAATTActaaattatggaaaaatgggATCTGAATGTTAAACCCACTTTGTCCATCCGTTTGGTTTCTAGAATagtatttttaagaattttgttaaattttatgtaTAGAAATTTAATACCgaatttgtttatgccgagtgttgcactggtgcaccactaggtgctgtcatattgtttgtttattcggacagtgttgcgctggttttgacctggtggagctctgcttacggacggtggcccaccgatgatttagccagtgttgcgagagagcgtttGATTGAGTGAGgcagcaatacactggcgacgatttgtgtttgtttttgtcgggttAAGTGCCTCACtgaacgaggggagaaaacaaatacggtataaagCTAATAAATGTTCAACATCTCCACTGCCGTCCCAAGAGAAATTGTCCCATGtgacgtgcaaacgagaaaaacgtgattgaaatttcagctatatttccaatttgtctctcaaactaaaaactcACCGACAGGTTTTTCATAGTGAACAGTTTCAGTTAATCATTtaacaatgttttctgccaaaattaaatttcctttaACAAACGGCAAATTAGAGCTAAAAATActtcgtgtgacacttttgcgtagaatcagaacgcataccgatgctagttctacgaaaaactgtcacacggctacactttttctatcatttaaaagGCTCGtatagtttctttttttcccaaaaaaacaagttaaaccgtaatttgagcaatacgttcctctttgtttataaaaatgtatagttcaGTATcgatcctgtaagtagtgcctaccgaaaagtgttgatgaaaatttctctgaataaatcAAGCAAGACTTCTCGCCAGAAAAAGTTTGCCCCCGTGCCAGTGAAGAAAACGAAAACGCTATATGTAACACTGACACAGGggcaaactttttttcataaataaataaaaatggtaatGGTTGTTACACTCACCCTCATGCTTATCCTCAACACTGACATGACAACTTCTACGGGATGCATGCAACCGCCTACTTAAGGTTCAAAACTCGGGCAAAACTGGTGGACTTCTGATGTATTAAAAAACACAATGACAGGAATTAGGGCAAAACTCGAGGAGAACTAGGTTGCCTCTGCAGATAAACGAAAACGCTTTAAgtaggttttgaaaagaggtttGAAAAAGTACTGATTACATTATACAGCTTACAAGTCAAGGTGTGTATTCCTTATCTGGAAATTAAAGCAAGTTACCACAAATTCCAAGAAATACTGTTTCAATAATAAAACCCAGTAGTTTGCAATCTAATCTAGCCTtcaatttatttgtaaaatatttataGCAAACTACGCGAAAAGTACATTTTTAATCGCTTTTGAAGTGTAATTTTGTTCATTAAATGCAATTTATGACATACAGCTCTTCCTCCAGTCTGCGCTTAGTACGCGCCCATTCTATAGACTAGATCCTACTTCTAATTTGATCTGATGCAACTTATCACGATCCCATTACTTTCTATCTTTGTTTTTTATTAGCGTCCACCTTAAGACGCTCCAAACGCTGCAAAAGTGTCGGATGGCTATGGTTCCACGAGGAGTACATCCAATCGTAGATCGGGAATCCCAGGTTGTCAATGTGTAGTTTGATGAGAGCTTTTCCAAGTTCCTTCGAGTAGCCCAGTCCGAGAGCAAATTCATCTGCTTGGTATTCAAATCGACGGGACAGTATAGTCATTGCAAATGAGATCACGGTGTTATAGGGTGCCAGAACATACATAACTATGACGAGAAATCCGATCAATATTGGTTGAACATTCTCCGGAAACCCGACAGCTTGGTATAACGGTGAATATTTGAAGAGTTGCGAAAATgccatgaaaatcaagaacatttGTACTTGCATAATGATGATGTTCTTTTTAATGTGGCCCAATTTCCAGTGGCCTAGCTCGTGAGCTAGCACAGCAAGAACTTCTTTATTTTCACAGCCTTTTCCCTTTTCATCATTGGTCAATGTTTCATCATCTGGTAGGCCTTTGTTCAGAAGTAGAGTGTCGAAAAGAACGATACGCTTTGCGCCGAATAATCCAGTAAAGTATGCATTACTATGGGCAGATCGCTTAGAGCCTTCGACCACAAACAACTTGCCTAATGGGAATTTGAGTGAAGCGGCAAGGTTCTCGATACTGGTCTTCAACTCTCCATCCTCCAGGGGTCGGAACTTGTCAAACAACGGAGCAATGTAAACCGGATAGATGGTGATCAGCACGAGCGATACCATTCCGACGAAGGCCCACAACCATATGAAGAAATAATCTCCTCCGATTTGGACAATGTAGACAATCGCAGCAACAATTGGCACTGACAACAGCTGTCCAATCAGGAAGGATTTTATTTGATCCTTGAGGAAAAAGGTAGGCGTTTGTTTATTGAATCCGTGTTTCTCCTCCAGCACGAAAGTAGCATAAATTTTAAACGGCAAATCTTTAAAAGTTCCAATGATGTTgatcaaaatcaagaaaacaataCTGACATGGATTTCATTTGCGGTATTCAATCCGAACTGGTCGGTAAATTCTGTTGCCCTAGCCCACACTTTTGCTATGAATCCCGAATAGATCTCTAGCGTTGAAATGGCTATGTCACAAACTAGAAGCTTGAACACTTCGTAGTTCGCTTTATCGAGACCGTACAGTCGGGCCTTTTCAAACGTTTCCTTTGTCATTACATCACGCAGCTCGACCGGAACTTCCTTGCTGGTTTGATAGACGTATATCTGCCGACGGGTGAGATATAAATTGACAAGGTTTTCCACTATCAGGAATATCAAAATGGAATAAAGCGTCAGCTCGCTTGTTTTCAACTCTTCCAACATGATGCCTAGAAAATCAtgtacttatagaaaaaaaaaccacggaACATTATGGAGTTCGGTAAAAACTTACCTGCCCTCAACACAGGATGGTTTCTTGCATGCACGGGAATTAATATTCTTTTTTCGAGGAAACAATAGATCCGGGTTAAATGCCGGTGCGGTAACCTCGATCGTAGGTAAACTTATTGCTAAAATTTTTCCCACAGAGCCAAAGAGAACAGACGTGGTGCACCACATgtgcacgctcttttttttaaacccaaaattaagttggcttggttcaaaacagcaaatTCAACTGCGATcagcgttgccaaccttccagatttttctggaatctttggacttttaccagacatttttttaggttttcagacttccagatttttgccatttcttcCATGAGGAATGCCGCGATAAGATGATAGTAAAaccaaggtgggtatatataggaggtgtaacgatatgaggaactcccgattcagccattttgattcGGCTACTATGGAGtacgtggagtttgtttactaacaaagccctcagctcgAACAAACTTTCCGATGTTTACAAATAAACTCACTGAACCTCATCGCGCTCTCCTCgccctgggggaggaagactgaaaaaaaaagaaaaaaaaatttcaaacgtcaaatttctctcatcaatctaccgaccagtgcgaaggttcaaaattttactttcttatttagtaatttttaataaaacttttttcatgctgaaaagcacttgttttgcataaaacaatgatttaattaggttttgctTTGCTCTGGTAAATTcctgcatgatcaggcgtattatgtcgctcaaatttcgtcaaagttttgaagctgataaataaaaatggcttgattaatggttgttctaaaaatatagctaaatctaaatttagcacctaaacaactgagttacatgactcactacacgaaactgatcatcgtaagttaaaatttgaacgattacaaatattttcaacaattgctggctttttgccgaacagtaaaaaaacgatgcagaaaacgatgcagcaaatttcagtcttcctcccccagtcctcgcctacttactgacaaagtcagagaaccttgtgatctagTAACCTTGAGTTAGTGAACCTTAGGTGTGTTCAAcagaactcaatcgaaatcaattgaaatggattgacagtttatcagctgtttttccaattgacttcgatcgatttctatcaggctgctgaatgaacagccaGACACTAATACTAACGCGCTGCTTTTGCTGTCATTTTCGTATACAGCTGTGTACTTGGAGATTTCTGGCtttatttaataatgaaaattataatagcaATCGTCTGTTACTGTACTGTTGTTCTTACTTGATTAAAtggaaaaaaccgaaaaaaaacccttttttttattgatttatcgaTTCTTAATAAACATGACACCAGCCCGACGGCCCTGCTCCAAGTCATTAGTGGCACTGAACGAAGCACAAAGGAGATGCAGGACCAACGAATGTGACAATTGTGGGACTTTCCTAACAGTCGAACACATATGTGCGGAATGTGCTATCTACGAGCATCAACGAATTGCAAATGATCTACCCAACGGAGTGCGAAACATATTAGCAAACGAACAAGGAATGGAAGACaaattattggaatttttaaGAACAACGGAACTATTTAAGTGTATttgatttatgattttattgatagttatttaattttctttgctCTTTCTATCTAAAAGAGGCgaatgaattataaatttaaagtatctttaaaaataaataaaacaaacaaacaaacaaaactgcCAAACACTTTTCCAACACTTCACCACCGAATCAGCATGAATGTCGCAGCACCACAGCCTCAGCATGACTGCCACAGCACCAACGAATCAGCATGgctagcacagcaccaccgactcagcacagcaccaccgacccAGCACAGCACCTCGACTCAGCACAGTACCACCTCAGCATGGCTAGCACAGCATGGCTAGCACAGCACCATCGACTCAGCACGACTGGCactgcaccaccgactcagctaACTCGCACAGCACCGACTCCAGCACCCGACAAAAAAACACCAaagaaacaatcaaaattagtcacaacaaaccaaaccagctgtttttgacagtaagcaactgcatgtgtgttagtgtaaTTGAAACCGatcacgcagaaaaatatatctcgcgtgagctttcattacgtcgaatgaaacaaaatttgaaaaactgagatattcactaaaaaagcttcattataacattatctacctatgtgattgataaaacaatcaatttaaacccttttaatatataaaatttaagactttcaaaatgacgaatgaaacaaaaccttgattgccaatttcaatgttgcttacgTCCCTTCTTCCAAACGGCGAATGTGCAGAGGAAGAAAAACCTAGCACTTTCGCTATGGATTCCATGAGCAAACAAGTGTACACACGTAGAGGTTATCAGAATATCAACCTAgcaatgaatattatttcagattcttcttttcaagcgttcttaaatcgatactcaagcaggctttcgaacgctgtaaaataatgcagcaaggaaaagaaaccgaacagcagcagtagcagcaaaccTAACAACTAACTGCATCAGGCTGAGCGGcagcagcctgctgctgttagtcacCCAATCACCCGATTCACACTTTTAACACGCATTCACTTATAAATTTACCGCTGCACTCGACAACTCAATAAGTTAACATTCactatgccgagaaaattgaaaatttaccggtaattgcctcagaaacatttgggcgtaagtgcaagttgaacgaatcaaaggacgaatgagacaaatttcccctccagctgGTCGGCAACAGAAAACTGATCAGCAGCAGCGAGCTGGTTTGACCGATCGGCGATGGCGCACCCGATTCACACATTTCATTATGCATTTACTCACCAATTTACCGCTACACTAGATATTTCACTTATTAAACAGCCATTACGCcgagaaaatagaaaattttccatagtatttgcatcagaaacatttgggcgtaagtgcaagttgaacgaatcaaaggacgaaagaaaagagacgaatgaaacaaatttcccctccaaacgacgaatgtgttcagacgtatgaacgatttatgttttaatatgtcgtatgttcctatatgattaaaaaatagctctaaaaattgcaaaaaaataaattcataatgtggaatatctgacacaattagtttccatgaatattgcatattttttgaagggttatcggcgaaggaatgaaaataggatttgaaaaacactcttcaaatttcagaaccgattttctcggttcggtgtttctgtttcattcgacgtaatgaaagctcacgcgagatattttaaaaataaaaatatttcggccaaaaataataaaatttttggttgggaaaaggcacaaatatatttttggccacactgaataaaaatatcgatttgatttaaacttatcgtttgaatgaaaataaaatacaccctttttaaaagtgatacatattttctatcaaaataataaaattttggtacgaaaataaaacgaattcgaattgagacaaaaaaatattgttattcgATATGAAAGCAGAAATTTGATTGGTTTCTATTTGGATGCATGTTATTTATTGGATTTCGATGAATGATaaataattgaacaaaaaattattttaatttttcaaatacgtttaattaaataaaaacatgataCTACCACTAAAGCTACACATGCGTTTTGTTGACCACCAGTGCTGATTCCCGATAATGCTGCCCATTTTGCAGCAGCGGCAGGCGGCAGTTCCACCTTCATAACCGACTACCACCGGGAGAGCAAGAAGGTGCTGATGTCGGCCGAAGGTCGGGGCAAAGCGCCCATTTGCCGAAATCCGAATAGCCGGCCGGCTATAGTTCAGGGCATTCACACACCAGCTAAAAAAGAGCAATTAGGACGCCTTTTCTTAATCTAAATCAGTAGCTATATTTACCTATGGCCCGGGCCAGTTTAGCGTACCGGACAAAACAGCTGCAAAATAAGCCGACTGCTGCTGAACATTCTTGCCGTCACCGGGATCTATGGGAAACGGACTTGgatgtttttgacatttaatCCATCTCTGCAGCAGTGATGATAACTTCCAGCCTTCATTTCGGCCTTTGAATCCGCAAACCATTAATATATTCCTGAAAACAAACacgtaattaaaaaaatcaataatacaGTTAACATAAAACCTTACTTTAACTGGAAAACTTTACAAAGGAATCAGTTCCATGAGCCGGCGGACCaattttcggatattttttttccttttttcaactGATCGTTTTTTATTCACACGATTATTATAATAAAGCCTTTTTCGcttaaaaataactcaaatttcaattcaaggtaataaaaaatgtgtgtgtgcaaataactattttttatcattatttctaTTCCATTATTTTGTGATAGctataaaaaaatctacatttagaatataaaataaattaacaaaacgttttgttgaaacgACTCCCCGTTCTTTTTCTGCGTGAtggaaacgaatcctgctctcgagcttgatcgatttcgattggtttcgatcggcttcgattggcttcattgaacgtcaattggattagtttcgatcacaacattggctgagtgaacaacaatttaccaatcgaaatcgattgaaaccgatttcaattggtTGTTGAACGGGCTTCTTAATTCATCACTcacgctattttttttaaactcaaaattaagtagttttggttcaaaacagcacttcggtggcatccctcaactttgagtttgactgggcaatagcaaaactaagttctgataggcatactcaatactaagttcggcagccgaactcgaatttatcctttttttttctagggtagcttattttcagggaattaaaggatggttcaaatttgttgtacccggatgttgctgttccggtacattgcattgcaattacagagcggtggaatgttttgacactcccggtcaaagaaaacttccggatgttacttcccacgggaagtaaacaacatccggaagtttccggacattccaagccgctcaccatatgataacaatgacggacagaattttacgctgacacggtgaacatgcattccattatgaagttccttcatagtcttccggtagttgttccggaacgacaaaatttgcgacgtgttcgttggttgctgttccggttcggactgaactcgctaagtgttttcagtccaacaaagagagttcaatttttagttcataatgtcgaactcagctttgatccttcgccgaaggaaaaaaaagggatcaattttgagttcgcagttcgaactctgttttgatccatcgcaaggaggaaaaagggtacttaactttaagttcatagaatcgaactatgttttgaacctcggtcatacttaattttgagttaaaaaaaaaagagcgtgctcCCTGTCAGGAACGTTCGCTCAATCGGGCCGATTGCAAAACAGACATGGCGGCACTCGAATTCTAGCGGCTAGAATTCGATCGGTTTTCGGCTCGATTTCCATCCGTCTGCTCGATTGCTCGAAAACAGACGATATTTTTCGCAGTGCTGCGATGAACAAAACGAAACACGAGCCAGTTTTCAATCGCAGCAGCCCGGGTGCGTACGTGTTTTGCTTTTGGTGCGTGTTTTGCTTTTGGTGCGTGATTAGTGTGAATTGTGTGTTTGTCCCAGTTCTTATTCTGACATTTCCGCTGTTCCTGCTCAGAAATGCTT
This sequence is a window from Uranotaenia lowii strain MFRU-FL chromosome 3, ASM2978415v1, whole genome shotgun sequence. Protein-coding genes within it:
- the LOC129756849 gene encoding protein C1orf43 homolog isoform X2, translating into MFEKIPEPGHQEQSHPVSLIGKGSKMEELSGVMIVIIIGGGVLAATICVIVAKRQIVRFTLRQRRGPHVAVGHDAKKSIKKEIERRIDCIQKIYFEPRLLWDDKKDGDKYILHPNSNNLPPYYYRMKAMDDIKELEKEIAKQDGTTRHPRDSLRAFLLTTLAAPLNGAEQRLIHQFCDMYEHARHDPNEFGEEEHQAYQRLLKKLTDAAKMLKSFTNSRKSSPNRTPVKKQSKMQSLLDPSRLRPPPMGATAGVNTGITPNSTDIGNQTARMNLSLGVQLQQQQQQLRQHEPEIDENEILSISQYHGETGLSKIEMV
- the LOC129756849 gene encoding protein C1orf43 homolog isoform X1, with translation MFEKIPEPGHQEQSHPVSLIGKGSKMEELSGVMIVIIIGGGVLAATICVIVAKRQIVRFTLRQRRGPHVAVGHDAKKSIKKEIERRIDCIQKIYFEPRLLWDDKKDGDKYILHPNSNNLPPYYYRMKAMDDIKELEKEIAKQDGTTRHPRDSLRAFLLTTLAAPLNGAEQRLIHQFCDMYEHARHDPNEFGEEEHQAYQRLLKKLTDAAKMLKSFTNSRKSSPNRTPVKKQSKMQSLLDPSRLRPPPMGATAGVNTGITPNSTDIGNQTARMNLSLGVQLQQQQQQLRQHEPEIDENEILSISQYHGETETFTIHRSFKD
- the LOC129756848 gene encoding CAAX prenyl protease 1 homolog, translated to MLEELKTSELTLYSILIFLIVENLVNLYLTRRQIYVYQTSKEVPVELRDVMTKETFEKARLYGLDKANYEVFKLLVCDIAISTLEIYSGFIAKVWARATEFTDQFGLNTANEIHVSIVFLILINIIGTFKDLPFKIYATFVLEEKHGFNKQTPTFFLKDQIKSFLIGQLLSVPIVAAIVYIVQIGGDYFFIWLWAFVGMVSLVLITIYPVYIAPLFDKFRPLEDGELKTSIENLAASLKFPLGKLFVVEGSKRSAHSNAYFTGLFGAKRIVLFDTLLLNKGLPDDETLTNDEKGKGCENKEVLAVLAHELGHWKLGHIKKNIIIMQVQMFLIFMAFSQLFKYSPLYQAVGFPENVQPILIGFLVIVMYVLAPYNTVISFAMTILSRRFEYQADEFALGLGYSKELGKALIKLHIDNLGFPIYDWMYSSWNHSHPTLLQRLERLKVDANKKQR